From a region of the Flavobacterium sediminilitoris genome:
- the alr gene encoding alanine racemase yields the protein MHKNSIIEINQNAHKNNIDFLKKTFGKKVILSSVVKGNAYGHGLKEFVLMAFANGITHFSVFDVEEAKIIFDTLGNKVTILIMGFVADDDLAWVISHQIEFFVFERYRLAKASKIAKKLNQKAILHIEIETGMNRTGFKISEISKVAQFLIKEKDNLYFKGLCTHFAGAESIANYYRVQKQIVIFNEASSIFSTFELHPKIKHSACSAAAMMFPETRMDLVRIGILQYGLWPSPEVLVSYLNSKKKKIDPLQRVITWKSEVMSVKRVKSGEFIGYGTSFMAKNKMKIATIPLGYSHGYSRSLSNQGRVLINGKRCMVIGTVNMNMLTIDVSEIEHVKKGDEVVLIGTQEKLTVSVASFSDFSNQLNYELLTRISKTIPRKITL from the coding sequence ATGCATAAGAATTCCATCATAGAAATTAATCAAAATGCTCATAAAAACAATATTGATTTTCTAAAAAAAACCTTTGGTAAAAAAGTAATTCTTTCTTCTGTTGTAAAAGGAAACGCTTATGGTCATGGTTTGAAAGAATTTGTTTTAATGGCATTTGCAAATGGCATAACTCATTTTTCTGTTTTTGACGTCGAAGAAGCTAAAATAATATTTGATACATTAGGAAATAAAGTAACTATTCTTATTATGGGATTTGTTGCAGATGATGATTTGGCTTGGGTAATTAGCCATCAAATTGAATTCTTTGTTTTTGAACGCTACCGATTAGCAAAAGCATCAAAAATAGCAAAAAAGCTAAATCAAAAAGCTATTTTACATATCGAAATTGAAACTGGAATGAATCGAACAGGTTTTAAAATCAGTGAAATTTCAAAAGTAGCACAATTCTTAATCAAAGAAAAAGACAACCTCTATTTCAAAGGCTTATGTACACATTTTGCTGGAGCAGAAAGCATTGCAAATTATTATAGGGTTCAAAAACAAATTGTTATTTTCAATGAAGCAAGTTCAATTTTCAGTACATTTGAATTACATCCTAAAATAAAACATTCGGCTTGTTCTGCTGCCGCTATGATGTTTCCAGAAACAAGAATGGACCTAGTTCGAATTGGTATATTACAATATGGTTTATGGCCTAGTCCTGAAGTTTTAGTTAGTTATTTAAACTCTAAAAAGAAAAAAATAGATCCTTTACAACGTGTTATTACTTGGAAAAGTGAAGTAATGAGTGTAAAACGAGTAAAATCGGGAGAATTTATTGGATATGGAACAAGTTTTATGGCAAAAAATAAGATGAAAATTGCAACTATTCCATTGGGTTACTCACATGGTTATAGCCGTTCATTAAGTAATCAAGGACGTGTTTTAATAAATGGAAAACGTTGCATGGTTATTGGTACAGTAAATATGAATATGCTAACAATTGATGTTTCTGAAATTGAACATGTAAAAAAAGGTGATGAAGTTGTTCTAATTGGCACACAGGAAAAACTTACCGTTTCAGTCGCTTCATTTAGTGATTTTAGTAACCAATTAAATTATGAATTATTAACCCGTATTTCTAAAACAATACCAAGAAAAATTACACTATAA
- a CDS encoding alanine/ornithine racemase family PLP-dependent enzyme: protein MAFIKLYRRKLKENYTFLNTMFKERNIEWGVVTKLLCGNTIYLKEIISLGVTEMHDSRISNLKKIKKLNPNIKTSYIKPPSKRNISTIVQYADVSFNTEIYTIQMLSEEAKRQNKKHGIIIMIEMGDLREGVLGEELLHFYEQVFSLPNIEIRGIGTNLNCLSGVMPTQDKLIQLSLYKQLIEAKFNVKIPWVSGGTSVAVPLMLKNARPMAVNHFRIGEALFFGKDLFTGETIEGLHNDVFKLYAEVIEITEKPDNPIGELGENVAGNTYEINDDTDLSTTSLRAILDIGLLDMQPQYLETDNPNITIVDASSDMMVVDISNSEKIYKVGDLISFKLQYMGALYLLNSDYIEKIVE, encoded by the coding sequence ATGGCTTTTATAAAACTATATCGAAGAAAACTAAAAGAAAATTATACGTTTTTAAACACCATGTTTAAAGAACGAAATATTGAATGGGGAGTTGTTACAAAATTACTTTGTGGAAATACTATATACCTAAAAGAAATCATTTCATTAGGTGTAACCGAAATGCACGATTCAAGAATTAGTAATTTAAAAAAAATTAAAAAATTAAATCCAAATATTAAAACATCATATATAAAGCCACCTTCAAAACGAAATATTTCAACAATTGTTCAATATGCTGATGTAAGTTTTAATACAGAAATTTACACTATTCAAATGCTTTCTGAAGAAGCGAAACGACAAAATAAAAAACACGGAATCATTATTATGATTGAAATGGGTGACTTGCGTGAAGGTGTTTTAGGAGAAGAATTGCTTCATTTTTACGAACAAGTCTTTAGTTTACCTAATATTGAAATTAGAGGAATTGGAACTAATTTAAATTGTTTAAGTGGTGTAATGCCTACTCAAGATAAACTAATTCAACTGAGTTTATACAAACAATTGATTGAAGCTAAATTCAATGTAAAAATACCTTGGGTTTCTGGTGGAACTTCTGTTGCTGTTCCTTTAATGCTTAAAAATGCACGACCTATGGCTGTAAATCATTTTAGAATAGGAGAAGCATTGTTTTTTGGAAAAGATTTATTTACAGGTGAAACAATAGAAGGGTTACATAATGATGTTTTCAAACTCTATGCAGAAGTTATTGAAATTACTGAAAAACCAGATAATCCTATTGGTGAATTAGGTGAAAATGTAGCTGGAAACACATACGAAATTAATGATGATACTGATTTAAGTACTACTTCATTGCGTGCTATTCTAGACATTGGATTACTAGATATGCAACCACAATATTTAGAAACAGACAATCCAAATATTACTATCGTAGATGCTAGTTCCGACATGATGGTTGTTGATATTTCAAATTCTGAAAAAATTTATAAAGTAGGTGATTTAATCTCTTTTAAATTGCAATATATGGGTGCACTTTATCTTTTAAACTCTGATTATATTGAAAAAATAGTGGAATAA